Proteins from a genomic interval of Chanodichthys erythropterus isolate Z2021 chromosome 8, ASM2448905v1, whole genome shotgun sequence:
- the LOC137024849 gene encoding uncharacterized protein, which translates to MKALVCILLLLETFVFVVQQQVDGGLNENEISQQISSEDGRQNPPQTDTLRAEASTDRQQYCDLGIPDIHAALRELTATVTEQKANIRELTATVTEQKANIRELTATVTEQKGNIRELTATVTEQKENIRALEMQQTFILEELKKKNEEISNLTLSQVELRKENRDREIAFSASIMESGSGYIGPFTTEITLTYRNVFTNIGNAYNPITGIFTAPLKGAYMFRISVYGRGGTPSTTSIFKNGERLVMAHDNHPQYDLNSSNGVVLILEVGDVVYVKLWPNTRIFDSLYNYNTFSGFLLFPLREEELCRM; encoded by the exons ATGAAGGCTTTAGTATGTATACTGCTGCTGTTGGAAACCTTTGTGTTTGTCGTCCAGCAGCAGGTAGATGGAGGACTCAATGAGAATGAGATCAGTCAACAGATCAGCTCTGAGGACGGAAGACAGAATCCACCTCAAACAGACACTTTGAGAGCTGAAGCTTCAACTGACAGACAACAATACTGTGATCTGGGCATCCCTGACATCCATGCAGCACtgagagaactgaccgccaccgttacagagcagaaagcaaacatcagagaactgaccgccaccgttacagagcagaaagcaaacatcagagaactgaccgccaccgttacagagcagaaaggaaacatcagagaactgaccgccaccgttacagagcagaaagaaaacatcagagctTTAGAGATGCAACAGACGTTTATCCTGGAAGAGCTGAAGAAGAAAAATGAAG aaatttCAAATCTTACTCTGAGTCAAGTGGAGTTGAGAAAGGAAAATAGAG ACAGAGAAATAGCTTTTTCCGCTTCAATAATGGAATCTGGCAGTGGATATATTGGTCCTTTTACCACTGAAATCACACTAACCTACAGGAACGTCTTCACAAACATAGGGAACGCCTACAACCCAATTACAG GTATTTTCACAGCCCCACTGAAAGGAGCGTACATGTTCAGAATCTCTGTATATGGTCGTGGCGGAACTCCATCAACTACCTCCATTTTTAAGAATGGAGAGCGTTTGGTTATGGCACATGATAATCACCCTCAGTATGATTTAAACTCCTCAAATGGAGTTGTGTTGATCCTGGAGGTTGGAGATGTTGTCTATGTTAAGCTTTGGCCTAACACAAGGATATTTGATAGCCTGTATAACTACAACACTTTCAGTGGTTTCCTACTGTTTCCcttaagagaagaggagctttgTAGAATGTGA